From Bacteroidota bacterium, a single genomic window includes:
- the murI gene encoding glutamate racemase has translation MKEKKSENLSLIKSSSPSGRKEVGLSSPIGIFDSGLGGLTVMKEIVKKLPQYDYIYLGDSARSPYGTRSFETVYHYTLECVQKLFTMNCNPILLACNTASAKALRNIQQLDLPKMSPAPDGIGAGKRVLGVIRPTTEVVGKYTKTKHVGVFGTTGTVASNSYKIEIEKFFPDVNVFQQACPMWVPLVENNELYADSVDYFIRKDIDALFMQSGAIDTIILGCTHYPLLLEKIKRYVPSGVTILSQGEIVADSLSDYLLRHPEIETAISRNGKREFYTTDAAEAFDKSASIFFGKKIQSTQLVL, from the coding sequence ATGAAAGAAAAAAAATCAGAAAATTTATCTCTAATCAAATCCTCCTCCCCTTCGGGGAGGAAAGAGGTGGGGCTTTCTTCACCCATCGGCATTTTCGATTCAGGTCTTGGCGGGCTCACCGTGATGAAAGAGATTGTGAAAAAACTTCCGCAGTATGATTACATTTATTTAGGCGACAGCGCACGCTCTCCTTATGGCACGCGCTCTTTTGAAACTGTTTATCACTACACTCTGGAGTGTGTTCAGAAATTATTTACAATGAACTGCAACCCGATACTTCTCGCCTGCAACACCGCATCGGCAAAAGCATTGCGCAACATTCAGCAACTGGATCTGCCAAAGATGTCTCCTGCCCCCGATGGAATCGGGGCAGGCAAACGGGTGCTGGGTGTCATCCGCCCCACCACCGAAGTGGTTGGCAAATACACAAAGACAAAACACGTGGGAGTTTTCGGAACAACCGGCACGGTGGCTTCCAACTCCTATAAAATTGAAATAGAAAAGTTTTTTCCTGACGTGAACGTATTTCAGCAGGCATGCCCTATGTGGGTTCCGCTGGTGGAGAACAATGAACTATATGCTGATAGCGTGGATTATTTCATCCGTAAAGATATTGACGCGCTGTTCATGCAAAGCGGAGCCATTGACACCATCATTCTCGGATGCACGCATTATCCTCTTCTCCTTGAAAAAATAAAAAGATATGTACCATCCGGTGTAACCATCCTCTCGCAGGGAGAAATTGTTGCCGATAGTTTATCTGATTATCTGCTTCGCCATCCTGAAATTGAAACAGCTATTTCCCGAAACGGGAAACGGGAATTTTACACTACCGATGCTGCAGAAGCTTTTGACAAGTCAGCCAGTATCTTCTTCGGAAAAAAAATTCAGTCAACGCAGTTGGTTTTATAA